Proteins encoded in a region of the Rhodospirillales bacterium genome:
- a CDS encoding MFS transporter codes for PSIAPEFARAFDLSPALIGLQVSLVYGGAIMTSVVAGGMVRRFGACRTSQLALAFWAAGAGLLALPTLLTLPLASLAIGFGYGITNPSAAHLIGRLGAARRHGNILFSMKQTGFPLGGVLAGVLAPPATVAFGWQAAPLTAAVGCLALALALQVVRARWDSDRDPSASFADSPFAGAVLVWKDAVLRRLALMSFCYSLAQVCLTTYVVTLLVEDAGFDLVAAGFVLALVQAASVGGRLLWGWMADRIRRGLALLAALGLMMTVAGLAVAGLAHTLAAGPLTALLVAFGVVAVGWNGVYLAEVARIAGARAGEATGGSLVVTFAGVLVGPAMFSMLVGPIGSYAATFAVIAAFTLVGTWLVAVRHPDRAR; via the coding sequence TGCCCTCGATCGCTCCCGAATTCGCCCGCGCGTTCGATCTTTCGCCCGCGTTGATCGGCCTTCAGGTCAGCTTGGTGTATGGCGGCGCGATCATGACCTCGGTGGTGGCCGGCGGCATGGTTCGACGGTTCGGCGCCTGCCGCACCAGTCAGCTCGCGCTCGCGTTCTGGGCCGCGGGCGCCGGGCTGCTGGCATTGCCGACTTTGCTCACGTTGCCGCTCGCCTCGCTCGCGATCGGATTCGGCTACGGAATCACCAATCCGTCCGCCGCGCACCTGATCGGTCGGCTCGGCGCGGCACGCCGTCATGGCAATATCCTGTTTTCGATGAAACAGACCGGTTTCCCCCTGGGCGGCGTACTCGCCGGCGTGCTCGCGCCTCCGGCGACGGTGGCGTTCGGCTGGCAGGCGGCACCGCTCACGGCCGCCGTCGGGTGCTTGGCGCTGGCCCTTGCGCTCCAGGTCGTGCGCGCGCGCTGGGATTCGGATCGGGATCCGTCGGCCAGCTTCGCCGACAGCCCGTTCGCAGGCGCGGTCCTAGTTTGGAAGGATGCGGTGTTGCGGCGGCTCGCGCTGATGTCGTTCTGCTATTCCCTGGCTCAGGTTTGCCTGACCACCTACGTGGTAACCCTGCTGGTGGAGGACGCGGGTTTCGATCTGGTCGCGGCCGGGTTTGTGCTGGCGCTGGTCCAGGCGGCGAGCGTCGGCGGGCGCCTGTTGTGGGGCTGGATGGCGGACCGGATCAGGCGCGGGCTCGCGCTGCTGGCCGCGCTCGGACTGATGATGACCGTGGCCGGGCTCGCGGTCGCGGGGCTGGCCCACACGCTGGCGGCGGGCCCGCTGACGGCGCTTCTGGTCGCGTTCGGCGTTGTCGCCGTCGGTTGGAACGGCGTCTATCTCGCGGAAGTCGCGCGCATTGCCGGAGCCAGGGCCGGCGAGGCGACCGGCGGTTCGTTGGTGGTGACGTTCGCCGGCGTGCTGGTGGGACCCGCCATGTTCAGCATGCTGGTCGGGCCGATCGGCAGCTACGCGGCGACCTTCGCCGTGATTGCCGCTTTCACCCTGGTCGGGACCTGGCTCGTCGCCGTGCGTCATCCCGACCGCGCGCGTTGA
- a CDS encoding glutathione peroxidase codes for MAEFTRRAALAFAAAALLRPRGASAANAHDFAFRAIEGGTLPLASYRGRPVLVVNTASQCGFTKQYAGLQELWKRYRERGLVVLGVPSNDFGGQEPGSEAEIKKFCTVNFDVDFPLTAKETVKGESAHPFYKWAAAELGTIAVPRWNFHKYLIGPDGKLVDWFSTPTDPLAPRVTAAIEALLPPAAGRERRP; via the coding sequence ATGGCTGAATTTACCCGACGCGCCGCGCTCGCCTTCGCCGCCGCCGCATTGCTTCGCCCGCGAGGGGCATCGGCCGCCAATGCCCACGATTTCGCCTTCCGCGCCATCGAAGGCGGCACATTGCCGCTCGCGAGCTACAGGGGGCGTCCCGTACTGGTGGTCAATACCGCGTCCCAATGCGGCTTTACCAAGCAGTATGCCGGCCTTCAGGAATTGTGGAAACGCTACCGCGAGCGCGGGTTGGTGGTGCTGGGCGTGCCGTCCAACGATTTCGGCGGCCAGGAGCCGGGCAGCGAGGCGGAGATCAAGAAATTCTGCACCGTCAATTTCGACGTCGATTTTCCGCTCACCGCCAAGGAAACGGTCAAGGGCGAGAGCGCGCACCCGTTCTATAAATGGGCGGCGGCGGAACTCGGCACCATCGCCGTTCCGCGCTGGAATTTCCATAAATACCTGATCGGGCCCGACGGCAAGCTGGTCGATTGGTTTTCGACGCCGACCGATCCGCTCGCGCCCCGAGTCACGGCCGCGATCGAGGCGCTGCTGCCCCCCGCCGCCGGCCGGGAACGCAGGCCCTAA